In Rheinheimera sp. MM224, one DNA window encodes the following:
- the sppA gene encoding signal peptide peptidase SppA — MSEKKPGILRRFFGGIWRAISLVRHITFNLIFAILFIFILVSIFSGDDKVEVPESAALVLNLSGDLVEEKRYVDPLDQVLNESMGSEEEEPEILVTDLLKTIQAAKTDERIKAIVLDLSSFGSGSMDKLTMVGSALQDFKAAGKKVLATGDYYSQNQYFLASYADSINLNPMGTVLLEGFGSYPMYYKSALEKLKVTTHVFKVGTYKSAVEPFTRDTMSDEAKEANKAWLEELWASYKAQVAERRGFAVDNFDETITGLYQKLQAVNGDMTQYALDAKLVDSIKTREEFRQDLIALVGESEKHSFNQIQFKDYQDVVLPPVQYDNPLTEKVAVVVARGTIIDGSAKAGTIGGDTTAALLRRARFDEKVKAVVVRIDSGGGSAFASEVIGQEIKLLKAAGKPVIASMGAVAASGGYWIAAPANEIWASPTTITGSIGIFGLFHTLENAMPVLGLNIDGVGTSELAGLSSGLPLFKGLTPEMSGIFQLMINKGYDDFIGMVSENRGMSKEAVDKVAQGRVWTGTKALEFGLVDKLGTFDDAIAAAAEKAGLKQYDIKVMEQELTPTEQLLRDMFASSTVQAMLPDAKESAFSPLLKNIVTQINQDFKVLEQFNDPKGIYSVCMSCTAVN, encoded by the coding sequence ATGTCTGAGAAAAAACCTGGGATCTTAAGACGCTTTTTTGGTGGCATTTGGCGCGCTATCAGTCTGGTTCGTCACATCACCTTTAATCTGATTTTTGCCATCTTATTTATCTTTATTCTGGTCTCCATTTTCAGCGGCGACGATAAAGTGGAAGTCCCTGAAAGCGCGGCTTTAGTGCTGAACTTATCCGGCGATCTGGTGGAAGAAAAACGTTATGTCGACCCTCTGGATCAAGTGCTGAATGAAAGCATGGGTTCAGAAGAAGAAGAACCTGAAATTTTAGTCACCGACCTGCTGAAGACTATTCAGGCAGCGAAAACCGACGAACGAATTAAAGCCATCGTATTGGATTTATCTTCTTTTGGCTCAGGCTCAATGGATAAGCTGACTATGGTGGGCAGCGCGTTGCAAGACTTTAAGGCAGCAGGCAAAAAAGTCCTGGCGACTGGCGACTACTACAGTCAGAACCAGTATTTCCTGGCATCTTACGCCGACAGCATTAACTTAAATCCTATGGGCACCGTATTGCTGGAAGGTTTCGGCAGCTACCCTATGTATTACAAATCTGCTTTAGAAAAATTAAAGGTCACCACTCACGTCTTTAAAGTGGGCACCTATAAATCGGCAGTAGAGCCTTTTACCCGCGATACGATGTCTGATGAAGCCAAAGAAGCGAATAAAGCCTGGTTAGAGGAATTATGGGCCAGCTACAAAGCGCAAGTCGCTGAACGCCGTGGTTTTGCCGTCGACAACTTTGATGAAACCATTACTGGTTTGTATCAAAAGCTGCAGGCCGTTAACGGTGATATGACCCAGTATGCGCTGGATGCGAAATTAGTCGACAGCATTAAAACCCGCGAAGAATTCCGCCAGGACTTAATTGCTTTGGTCGGCGAAAGCGAAAAACACAGCTTTAATCAAATCCAGTTTAAAGATTACCAAGATGTGGTGTTGCCTCCTGTTCAGTACGATAATCCGTTGACTGAAAAAGTCGCTGTTGTTGTAGCTCGTGGCACTATTATTGATGGTTCCGCTAAAGCCGGCACTATAGGTGGTGATACCACTGCTGCTTTATTACGTCGCGCCCGTTTCGATGAGAAAGTAAAAGCTGTAGTAGTGCGTATCGACAGCGGTGGCGGCAGTGCCTTTGCATCAGAAGTCATAGGTCAAGAAATCAAGCTGTTAAAAGCCGCTGGTAAACCTGTCATAGCCTCTATGGGTGCTGTTGCTGCTTCTGGTGGTTATTGGATTGCAGCACCAGCTAATGAAATTTGGGCCTCTCCTACTACGATCACAGGCTCTATTGGTATCTTCGGCTTATTCCACACGCTGGAAAATGCGATGCCAGTCTTAGGTTTGAACATTGATGGTGTAGGAACTTCTGAACTTGCAGGTTTAAGTTCTGGTTTACCACTGTTTAAAGGTTTAACACCAGAGATGTCAGGTATTTTCCAATTGATGATAAATAAAGGCTATGACGACTTTATCGGCATGGTGTCTGAAAACCGTGGTATGAGCAAAGAAGCAGTCGACAAAGTAGCACAAGGCCGCGTCTGGACTGGCACCAAAGCACTGGAGTTTGGATTGGTCGATAAACTGGGCACCTTTGATGACGCTATTGCTGCTGCCGCTGAAAAAGCTGGCTTAAAGCAATACGACATTAAAGTGATGGAACAGGAATTAACTCCAACCGAACAGCTGCTGCGTGATATGTTTGCCTCAAGTACAGTACAGGCCATGTTACCTGATGCGAAAGAGTCAGCCTTCAGCCCACTGCTGAAAAACATTGTGACGCAAATTAACCAGGATTTTAAAGTGCTGGAGCAGTTTAACGATCCAAAAGGTATTTACTCAGTTTGTATGAGTTGTACAGCGGTGAATTAA
- the asnS gene encoding asparagine--tRNA ligase — MTHAVIKDVLSGQYQVGDTVTVKGWIRTKRDSKAGISFLAVHDGSCFDAVQAVAPADLNNYENEIKRLTTACSVIVTGTIAKSEGQGQAFEIQASSVEVVGWVENPDTYPMAPKRHSMEYLREQAHLRARTNMVGAITRVRHCLAQAIHRFFHERGFYWISTPIITGADAEGAGEMFRVSTLDMENLPRDDKGAIDYKQDFFGKETFLTVSGQLNVETYACALSKVYTFGPTFRAENSNTTRHLAEFWMIEPEVAYAELKDVAQLAEDMLKFVFKAVLEERADDMAFFAERVDENAVSRLQNMIDSTFVRMDYTDAVEILKNCGKKFDYPVEWGVDLQSEHERYLAEVHVGAPVILQNYPKDIKAFYMRMNEDGKTVAAMDILAPGIGEIIGGSQREERLEQLDARMDQMGLNKDDYSWYRDLRRYGTVPHAGFGLGFERLVSYVTGVGNVRDVIAFPRTPGNADF, encoded by the coding sequence ATGACGCATGCAGTAATCAAAGATGTGCTGTCTGGCCAGTATCAGGTTGGCGATACAGTCACAGTAAAAGGGTGGATCCGCACTAAGCGTGATTCCAAAGCCGGGATTTCATTTTTAGCCGTGCACGACGGCAGCTGCTTTGATGCAGTTCAGGCCGTTGCTCCGGCTGATTTGAATAATTACGAAAACGAAATTAAACGTCTGACTACAGCTTGCTCTGTCATTGTGACAGGCACTATTGCCAAGTCAGAAGGTCAGGGCCAGGCTTTTGAAATCCAGGCATCTTCTGTTGAAGTAGTTGGCTGGGTGGAAAATCCGGATACCTACCCTATGGCACCAAAACGTCACAGTATGGAATACCTGCGTGAACAGGCGCATTTACGTGCCCGCACTAACATGGTTGGTGCTATAACCCGCGTTCGTCACTGTTTAGCTCAGGCCATTCACCGTTTCTTCCACGAACGTGGTTTCTATTGGATCAGCACGCCTATCATTACAGGTGCTGATGCTGAAGGCGCTGGTGAGATGTTCCGTGTTAGTACGCTGGATATGGAAAACCTGCCACGTGACGACAAAGGCGCTATTGATTACAAACAGGACTTTTTCGGCAAAGAAACTTTCCTGACGGTATCAGGTCAGCTGAACGTTGAAACTTATGCCTGTGCTTTATCCAAGGTGTACACTTTCGGCCCAACTTTCCGTGCTGAAAACTCAAACACGACCCGTCATTTAGCCGAGTTCTGGATGATTGAACCAGAAGTTGCTTACGCCGAATTAAAAGACGTAGCGCAACTGGCTGAAGACATGCTGAAGTTTGTATTTAAAGCTGTTTTAGAAGAACGTGCAGATGATATGGCGTTTTTTGCTGAACGTGTGGACGAAAACGCGGTCAGCCGCCTGCAAAACATGATCGATTCCACCTTTGTTCGCATGGATTACACTGACGCGGTTGAGATCCTGAAAAACTGTGGTAAGAAGTTTGATTACCCTGTGGAATGGGGTGTGGATTTACAGTCTGAGCACGAACGTTACTTAGCTGAAGTGCACGTAGGTGCTCCTGTTATTCTGCAAAACTATCCAAAAGACATCAAAGCTTTCTACATGCGTATGAATGAAGACGGCAAAACTGTGGCTGCTATGGATATTCTGGCGCCTGGTATTGGTGAAATCATAGGTGGTAGTCAGCGTGAAGAGCGTTTAGAGCAGCTGGATGCCCGTATGGATCAGATGGGTCTGAATAAAGACGACTACAGCTGGTACCGTGACCTGCGCCGCTACGGCACAGTACCTCACGCCGGTTTTGGTTTAGGTTTTGAGCGTCTGGTGTCTTATGTGACAGGTGTGGGCAACGTACGCGACGTCATCGCCTTCCCTCGTACACCAGGTAACGCTGATTTCTAA
- the glgC gene encoding glucose-1-phosphate adenylyltransferase, producing the protein MSGVLTMILAGGEGTRLAPLTGVRAKPAVPFGGNYRIIDFVLNNFVNSDLLQIFVITQFKSHSLMKHLSRAWRVTGLTNRFIDPIPAQMQTGKHWYLGTADAVYQNIHLIHGLDPEEVCVFGGDHIYKMDVRQMLNFHRQNHALLTVAAIPVHVSQAHEFGVIEVDSTGKMVGFEEKPKSNPKTIPGRPDYVLASMGNYIFDAKTLVDVLNEDAAQIDSKHDFGHNIIPKMYPQGSVYVYDFSTNVIRGEQADSKGYWRDVGTLDSYYEANMDLISVQPPLDLYNKYWPLRSYTPPMPPAKFVHDEANRTGQAISSMVASGCIVSGAIVYQSILGYNTVVHSHAYIEKSVLMGNNDIGRGCRIRRAIIDKDVKIAPNTIIGEDPVLDRQRFHVSADGVVVIPKGAMVGFD; encoded by the coding sequence ATGTCTGGTGTACTTACCATGATTTTAGCGGGGGGCGAAGGGACCAGACTGGCACCTTTGACTGGAGTCAGAGCCAAACCGGCTGTGCCCTTTGGTGGCAATTACAGGATTATCGATTTTGTACTGAATAACTTTGTGAATTCGGATTTATTACAGATTTTTGTCATCACCCAGTTTAAATCGCATTCATTAATGAAACATTTAAGCCGTGCCTGGCGGGTGACTGGCTTAACTAACAGATTTATTGATCCCATTCCTGCTCAGATGCAAACAGGTAAACACTGGTATCTGGGCACTGCAGATGCGGTCTACCAGAATATCCATCTGATCCACGGCCTGGATCCTGAAGAAGTCTGCGTATTCGGTGGTGACCATATTTATAAAATGGATGTGCGGCAAATGCTGAACTTCCATCGTCAGAACCATGCACTCTTAACGGTTGCTGCTATTCCTGTACATGTGTCTCAAGCCCATGAATTTGGTGTAATTGAAGTCGACAGCACTGGCAAAATGGTCGGGTTTGAAGAAAAACCTAAATCGAATCCAAAAACTATTCCGGGCCGGCCCGACTATGTATTGGCGTCTATGGGCAATTATATTTTTGACGCTAAGACCTTAGTGGATGTACTGAACGAAGATGCAGCACAAATTGATTCGAAACACGATTTTGGTCATAACATTATTCCGAAGATGTACCCGCAAGGCAGTGTGTATGTGTATGACTTCTCGACCAACGTGATCCGTGGTGAGCAGGCAGATTCGAAAGGTTACTGGCGTGATGTGGGGACTTTAGATTCATATTATGAAGCCAATATGGATTTAATATCAGTTCAACCGCCTTTGGATTTATACAATAAATACTGGCCATTACGTAGTTATACGCCACCTATGCCACCTGCGAAGTTTGTGCACGATGAAGCCAACAGAACAGGTCAGGCGATCAGCTCCATGGTGGCTTCAGGCTGTATTGTCAGTGGTGCTATCGTCTATCAGTCTATTTTGGGTTATAACACCGTAGTGCATAGCCATGCTTATATTGAAAAAAGCGTCTTGATGGGCAATAACGATATTGGTCGGGGTTGCCGTATTCGACGTGCTATCATCGATAAAGACGTGAAAATAGCGCCGAACACCATTATTGGTGAAGATCCGGTGCTGGACCGTCAGCGTTTCCATGTGTCGGCTGACGGTGTTGTGGTGATCCCAAAAGGGGCGATGGTGGGATTTGACTAA
- a CDS encoding FAD-dependent oxidoreductase translates to MAYPHLLAPLDLGFTQLKNRVIMGSMHTGLEEEKQGFDKLAAFYAERAKGGVGLIITGGISPNFRGNLVPFGSQLTWWWQAGKHKKVTQAVHQHGGKICIQLLHAGRYGYHPFSVAPSAVQSPITPFKPKALSDSQIRSTIADFAHSAKLAKKAGYDGVEIMGSEGYLLNQFLCARTNQRTDQWGGSFENRCRFVLEILKAVREACGKDFIIIYRLSMLDLVEDGNSFDEVIALAASAAAAGATMLNTGIGWHEARIPTIGTMVPRAAFSWVTEQVRKHASIPVIATNRINDPQVAETILESGQADMVCMARPFLADAEFVNKAAANQAHLINTCIACNQACLDHVFQKKRASCLVNPRACYETELNFETAAAKKKIAVVGAGPAGLAFSVYAASRGHDVTLFDRGSEIGGQFNYAKQIPGKEEFHQTLRYFGEMLKVNKVNVQLNSEQTAESLSAGGYDHVVLSSGIKARQLDIPGFDHPKVLSYLDVLKHHKPVGQNVAVIGAGGIGFDVSEYLTEPHSLTLQPEAWLKDWGIDKDYQSRGALLADAPSEPSERKVFLLQRKTSKVGAGLGKTTGWIHRSSLKKKGVEMLSGVSYNKVDDAGLWISIDGKERCLAVDNVIVCAGQEPERSLQQQLLDAGQQVHLIGGADVAAELDAKRAIRQGAELAARL, encoded by the coding sequence GTGGCATATCCGCATTTATTAGCCCCACTGGATTTGGGCTTCACTCAATTAAAAAACCGCGTCATTATGGGTTCTATGCATACTGGCCTGGAAGAAGAGAAACAAGGCTTTGATAAACTGGCCGCTTTTTATGCCGAACGGGCCAAAGGTGGCGTAGGTTTAATTATCACCGGTGGCATTAGCCCGAATTTTCGCGGCAATCTGGTGCCTTTTGGTAGTCAGCTGACCTGGTGGTGGCAGGCTGGTAAACATAAAAAAGTGACACAAGCTGTGCATCAGCACGGCGGGAAAATTTGTATTCAGCTGCTGCATGCAGGCCGTTATGGCTATCATCCATTTAGTGTGGCACCAAGCGCTGTGCAATCACCTATCACACCTTTTAAGCCTAAAGCTCTGTCCGACAGCCAAATTCGCAGCACTATTGCTGACTTTGCTCATTCTGCCAAACTGGCGAAAAAAGCCGGCTATGACGGCGTTGAAATTATGGGCTCTGAAGGTTATTTACTGAATCAGTTCCTGTGTGCCCGAACTAATCAGCGTACCGACCAATGGGGCGGTAGTTTTGAGAACCGTTGCCGTTTTGTGTTGGAAATTTTAAAAGCAGTGCGTGAAGCCTGTGGTAAAGACTTTATTATTATTTATCGTTTATCCATGCTGGATTTAGTGGAAGACGGCAATAGCTTTGATGAAGTCATCGCACTGGCAGCGTCTGCTGCTGCGGCTGGCGCCACCATGCTCAATACGGGCATTGGCTGGCATGAAGCACGAATTCCGACCATAGGCACTATGGTGCCTCGCGCCGCCTTTAGTTGGGTAACTGAGCAAGTGCGCAAACACGCCAGTATTCCTGTGATTGCGACCAACAGAATTAACGATCCGCAGGTCGCGGAAACTATTCTTGAGTCAGGCCAGGCCGATATGGTCTGTATGGCCCGGCCATTTTTAGCGGATGCTGAGTTCGTTAATAAAGCAGCGGCAAACCAGGCGCATTTAATTAACACCTGTATTGCTTGTAATCAGGCCTGTTTGGACCATGTATTCCAGAAAAAACGCGCCAGCTGTTTAGTTAACCCCAGAGCCTGTTATGAGACAGAGCTGAATTTTGAAACCGCAGCGGCAAAGAAAAAAATCGCCGTAGTAGGGGCTGGTCCTGCAGGTTTGGCTTTTAGTGTTTATGCAGCATCCCGTGGTCATGATGTCACGCTGTTTGATCGTGGCAGTGAAATTGGTGGCCAGTTTAATTACGCCAAGCAAATACCAGGTAAAGAAGAGTTTCATCAGACGCTGCGTTATTTCGGCGAGATGCTGAAAGTAAACAAGGTCAATGTGCAACTCAATTCGGAGCAAACGGCAGAAAGTTTGTCCGCAGGTGGTTATGATCATGTGGTGTTATCCAGTGGCATTAAAGCACGTCAGCTGGATATCCCTGGTTTTGATCACCCTAAAGTATTAAGTTATCTCGATGTACTGAAACATCATAAGCCAGTCGGCCAGAACGTGGCTGTGATAGGGGCTGGTGGTATTGGTTTTGATGTGTCTGAATATTTAACAGAACCACATTCATTAACTTTGCAACCTGAAGCCTGGTTAAAAGACTGGGGTATAGATAAAGACTATCAAAGCCGTGGTGCTTTGCTGGCAGATGCTCCGTCCGAACCTTCAGAGCGCAAAGTATTTTTGTTGCAGCGTAAAACCAGCAAAGTAGGGGCTGGTCTTGGTAAAACCACAGGCTGGATCCACCGCAGTTCATTAAAGAAAAAGGGCGTAGAAATGCTCTCTGGCGTAAGCTACAACAAAGTAGATGATGCAGGGCTTTGGATCAGCATTGATGGTAAGGAACGTTGCTTGGCGGTTGATAACGTCATTGTCTGTGCAGGACAGGAACCAGAGCGCAGTTTGCAGCAGCAGCTATTGGATGCAGGTCAGCAAGTGCACCTGATCGGTGGTGCTGATGTGGCTGCTGAGCTGGATGCAAAACGTGCCATTCGTCAGGGCGCTGAATTAGCTGCCCGTCTGTAG
- a CDS encoding TetR/AcrR family transcriptional regulator, with translation MKTEAEPKLTRSEQKKQDVLRAAIQEFRMFGFAGASMDRIAELAGASKRTVYNHFVSKEQLFELATTELWRSSKSAASVAFDPSKSAELQLLTICRQCLAVYEQEDFIELARVVMAEYIRSSEKAQAAMQRMASQEGGLELWLAQAQQHGVLTIPDIQLAVTQFWGMFKAFAFWPRVFNMTTETKVDEVVLLSSIRMFINFYSNK, from the coding sequence GTGAAAACAGAAGCAGAACCAAAGCTGACTCGTTCCGAGCAAAAAAAGCAGGATGTGTTGCGTGCAGCCATTCAGGAATTTCGTATGTTTGGTTTTGCTGGTGCCAGTATGGACAGGATTGCGGAGTTGGCTGGCGCCTCCAAACGCACTGTATACAACCACTTCGTCAGCAAAGAGCAGTTGTTTGAACTGGCGACCACTGAGTTATGGCGCAGCAGCAAATCGGCTGCCAGCGTCGCTTTTGATCCATCAAAGTCAGCGGAGCTGCAATTATTGACTATATGCCGTCAATGTCTGGCTGTATATGAACAAGAAGATTTTATAGAGCTGGCCCGGGTGGTGATGGCTGAGTATATCCGTAGTTCTGAAAAAGCTCAGGCAGCCATGCAGAGGATGGCAAGTCAGGAAGGGGGGCTTGAACTTTGGTTGGCGCAGGCACAGCAGCATGGCGTTTTAACAATTCCCGATATCCAGCTGGCTGTAACCCAGTTCTGGGGGATGTTTAAAGCTTTTGCATTTTGGCCAAGAGTATTTAACATGACCACCGAAACCAAAGTAGATGAAGTTGTTTTATTAAGTTCTATCCGGATGTTTATCAATTTTTACAGCAATAAATAA
- a CDS encoding MBL fold metallo-hydrolase, with protein MTSYLSATNENQRYINSSGANDAGFAKLPQILWLYLTNTNKERSPAFNLPVAKMQLPAVATAESLLYKISHSTVLMQLNGHYWLTDPVFSERASPVQWAGPKRFHQLPLQLSEVPALAGVILSHDHYDHLDKHSVLALNDRTERFIVPLGVDQHLIRWGIPQQKIIALDWWQDTSLHGVTLTATPAQHFSGRGLSDKNKTLWASWAIKTDELNLFFSGDSGYFSGFKTIGERLGPFDLTLIETGAYNELWADIHMLPEQSLRAHLDVQGKHMMPIHNSSFDLAMHNWHEPLERLEAAAKAYQVPLLTPVFGQAISLQQLDATATQKRWWKSMMAETTHTEEVLRLE; from the coding sequence ATGACATCCTATTTATCTGCTACCAATGAAAACCAGAGATACATCAATAGTTCCGGCGCAAATGACGCTGGTTTTGCCAAGCTACCGCAAATTTTATGGCTGTACCTGACCAATACCAATAAAGAGCGCAGCCCGGCTTTTAACTTGCCAGTAGCCAAGATGCAATTGCCTGCAGTGGCTACTGCAGAATCGTTACTATATAAAATCAGTCATTCCACGGTACTGATGCAACTCAATGGACACTATTGGTTAACCGATCCGGTATTTTCTGAACGCGCGTCGCCAGTGCAATGGGCGGGCCCGAAACGCTTCCATCAACTGCCCTTGCAGCTGTCTGAAGTCCCTGCTCTGGCTGGTGTTATTTTGTCGCATGACCATTACGATCACCTGGATAAGCACAGTGTGCTTGCCCTGAATGACAGAACAGAACGTTTTATTGTGCCACTAGGTGTGGATCAGCACTTGATACGTTGGGGCATTCCCCAGCAGAAAATTATCGCGCTGGACTGGTGGCAAGACACCAGTTTGCATGGCGTCACCTTGACAGCCACTCCGGCTCAACATTTTTCCGGCCGTGGCCTGAGTGATAAAAACAAAACCTTGTGGGCTTCGTGGGCAATAAAAACTGACGAGTTGAACCTGTTTTTCAGTGGCGACAGCGGCTATTTCTCAGGTTTTAAAACCATTGGAGAACGGCTGGGCCCTTTTGATCTGACGTTGATTGAAACCGGGGCTTATAACGAATTATGGGCAGATATTCATATGCTGCCTGAGCAATCCTTGCGTGCGCATCTGGATGTACAAGGCAAACACATGATGCCTATTCACAACAGTAGTTTTGATTTAGCCATGCATAACTGGCATGAGCCATTGGAACGATTGGAAGCAGCGGCCAAAGCCTATCAGGTGCCTTTGCTCACGCCAGTCTTTGGTCAGGCGATATCACTGCAACAACTTGATGCTACAGCAACGCAAAAGCGCTGGTGGAAAAGTATGATGGCCGAAACCACTCATACTGAAGAAGTGCTACGTCTGGAGTAA
- a CDS encoding NAD(P)H nitroreductase: protein MDAVTLLTTRYSSARLTEPAPSGEALAIIKQAALQVPDHGHLRPWRFVVVNGRKSLEKLGDVFAEAALEEDPSVANELIERARQLPLRAPMVIVCIAKCVNHPKVPLSEQTQSAACAVMAMQQAAFALGFGGIWRTGAYTQYEFVKQAFELGEDDEIVGFLYLGTCAQELPAKAPLAVEEFFSDYQ, encoded by the coding sequence ATGGATGCTGTTACATTACTGACGACCCGCTATTCTTCTGCACGTTTAACTGAACCTGCACCCAGTGGCGAAGCTCTGGCTATTATCAAACAAGCTGCATTGCAGGTGCCTGATCACGGTCATTTAAGACCCTGGCGTTTTGTGGTGGTGAACGGCCGTAAATCTCTGGAAAAATTAGGGGATGTTTTTGCTGAAGCGGCGTTGGAAGAAGATCCATCCGTTGCTAACGAATTGATTGAGCGCGCCCGCCAGTTGCCATTGCGTGCTCCAATGGTGATTGTCTGCATCGCTAAATGTGTCAATCATCCGAAAGTGCCTTTATCTGAGCAGACCCAGTCGGCTGCTTGTGCTGTGATGGCGATGCAACAAGCTGCTTTTGCTTTGGGTTTTGGCGGCATTTGGCGCACTGGTGCTTACACTCAGTATGAATTTGTAAAACAGGCATTTGAGCTTGGCGAAGACGATGAAATAGTCGGTTTCCTGTATTTGGGCACTTGTGCTCAGGAATTGCCAGCGAAGGCGCCTTTGGCGGTCGAAGAGTTTTTCAGCGACTATCAATAA
- a CDS encoding Bax inhibitor-1/YccA family protein: protein MSYNQNTHTGQIGHSVEVNKVLRNTYFLLAMTLTFSAVTAGISMAMNFGFLMGLAFLVAGIVLSIVVMKKAESASALGWIFAFTGCMGASIGPMLNRFAAMANGPELIMQALGLTAVVFFSLSAYVLTSRKDFSFMGNFLFVGLIVAIVAGLANIFLQIPALHLAYNAVIVMIMSGLILFDTSRIINGGETNYIRATVGLYLNIFNLFTSLLQLLGIMGSDD, encoded by the coding sequence ATGTCCTACAACCAAAACACGCACACTGGCCAGATAGGCCACAGTGTTGAAGTCAACAAAGTATTACGTAATACCTATTTCCTGCTGGCGATGACACTGACATTCAGTGCAGTCACAGCAGGTATTTCGATGGCTATGAACTTCGGCTTTCTAATGGGTCTCGCATTTTTAGTCGCTGGCATAGTCTTAAGTATCGTTGTGATGAAAAAAGCTGAAAGCGCGAGCGCTTTAGGCTGGATCTTTGCGTTCACAGGCTGTATGGGTGCCTCTATTGGCCCTATGCTGAATCGTTTTGCTGCGATGGCCAACGGTCCTGAATTGATTATGCAGGCACTTGGTCTCACCGCTGTGGTGTTTTTCTCTTTGTCTGCATACGTTTTGACATCGCGCAAAGATTTCAGCTTTATGGGCAATTTTCTGTTTGTAGGTTTGATTGTGGCAATTGTGGCTGGTCTGGCTAATATCTTCCTGCAAATTCCAGCTCTGCATCTGGCCTACAACGCAGTTATCGTAATGATTATGTCTGGTTTAATCCTGTTTGACACCAGCCGTATTATCAACGGTGGCGAAACTAACTATATCCGCGCTACAGTCGGCTTATACCTGAACATCTTCAACCTGTTCACTTCGTTACTGCAGTTACTGGGTATCATGGGCAGCGATGATTAA
- a CDS encoding glycogen synthase: protein MRVLFLCSEFEGVIKTGGLADASRGLALQMQKLGHEVRVLLPRYGSLYAVPVAENWHSVYFALGGQAQACAVRSVLNSEVPLSLIEHHDYFGRPRPYDDGHHAYPDNALRFAFFCKAALQFCVDTGWVPDLIHGHDWQTGIAAYYLKQFYQQALPGSKMLFTIHNGAYQQGLSAADRAQTEVYPSSSVAGSSMLALGLAYADKVNTVSKGYATELLSEPAANGLAALYQARGEDFSGILNGCDYEQWDPATDIYLTTKYSRSKLEGKQACKAEMRQRYHLEQNSTPLFVLVSRITEQKGFAYLLPALEQWLAEAEAQVLMMGTGDQSYVSRLRSLNDKFPSRFVFVEGFDEALSHQLEAAGDFFLMPSLFEPCGLNQIYSLRYGTVPLVRLTGGLKDTVRDLTDKEATGIGFSEPTVQALLEALDRALALYREAVLYKKIQQRGMQQRFGWAESAVQYQVLYQQLQS, encoded by the coding sequence ATGCGCGTGTTGTTTTTATGCAGTGAATTTGAAGGTGTGATTAAAACCGGAGGTTTGGCTGATGCCAGCCGGGGTTTAGCGTTACAGATGCAAAAACTAGGGCATGAAGTTAGAGTGTTGTTGCCTCGTTATGGCAGTCTCTACGCAGTTCCTGTTGCAGAGAACTGGCATTCTGTCTATTTTGCGCTGGGTGGCCAGGCTCAGGCTTGTGCTGTGCGCAGTGTATTAAATTCTGAAGTACCGCTCTCACTGATTGAACATCATGATTATTTTGGTCGGCCACGGCCTTATGATGATGGACATCACGCCTACCCGGATAACGCTTTGCGTTTTGCCTTTTTCTGCAAGGCTGCGTTGCAGTTTTGTGTTGATACAGGCTGGGTACCCGATCTGATCCATGGCCATGACTGGCAAACTGGTATAGCGGCGTATTATTTAAAACAGTTCTATCAGCAGGCTTTGCCCGGCTCCAAAATGCTGTTTACCATTCACAATGGTGCTTATCAGCAAGGCTTATCCGCTGCAGACAGAGCGCAAACTGAAGTCTATCCCTCAAGTTCTGTGGCAGGTTCCAGTATGTTGGCCTTAGGCTTAGCTTACGCCGATAAGGTCAATACCGTCAGTAAAGGTTACGCCACTGAATTATTGTCTGAACCCGCCGCGAATGGGTTAGCGGCTTTGTATCAGGCTCGTGGTGAGGACTTCTCCGGTATTTTAAATGGCTGTGATTACGAACAATGGGATCCGGCCACTGATATTTATCTGACAACCAAATACAGTCGTAGCAAACTCGAAGGCAAGCAGGCCTGCAAAGCTGAAATGAGACAAAGATATCATCTTGAGCAAAACTCAACGCCTCTTTTTGTGTTGGTCAGCCGTATCACCGAACAAAAAGGTTTTGCTTATTTGTTGCCGGCGTTAGAGCAGTGGCTTGCAGAAGCAGAGGCACAAGTGTTGATGATGGGTACTGGCGATCAGTCTTATGTCAGTAGACTACGCTCGTTAAACGACAAATTTCCGAGTCGCTTTGTTTTCGTTGAAGGTTTTGATGAAGCTTTATCACATCAACTGGAAGCTGCGGGTGACTTTTTTCTGATGCCATCTTTGTTTGAACCTTGTGGCTTAAATCAGATTTACAGTCTACGTTATGGCACTGTGCCTTTAGTGCGTTTAACGGGTGGCTTAAAAGATACAGTGCGCGATCTGACAGACAAAGAAGCCACAGGTATAGGTTTTTCTGAACCCACAGTGCAAGCTCTGCTGGAAGCCTTAGACAGAGCCTTGGCTTTATATCGCGAAGCTGTCCTGTACAAAAAAATACAACAACGGGGTATGCAACAACGTTTTGGTTGGGCTGAATCAGCCGTGCAGTATCAGGTTCTGTATCAACAACTCCAGTCTTAA